One Pseudomonas sp. MH9.2 DNA segment encodes these proteins:
- a CDS encoding glycosyltransferase: protein MKVLKLTPFFHHPDADSWPAAYDSVGGMQVQTWRQAVWLAQEGIHQHVMTIGFPGLPKLRQLHPLLWVERMLLPMPQIRSEFSGLIGLTQSWAVATLSALLRKRRTHDFDVIHSHLDGQIPALLVACLAPRLLRRPLILTVHCSRLAVYTPHSWLDMLQHRLARWLERKAVHTAFAVVALTQRTASQFTRDARHVEIVPDVVDTTQFAPPPQDDVTAFRKRHNLRRQTVGFVGRIAKEKGWQHLIPLAQALREQECELLIVGDGTQRGRLRHAIDKAGLQDWVTVTGFIPNHEVPLAMAACRLIVMPSAYEEFGGASIKALATGVPVVAFAVGGLPEILGGITPDLLIEPENTPELIARVNAVLAGRHSQSIDPARLRAYVEKRYAPSAMGARIVNLYRLALINSTKPVIP from the coding sequence ATGAAAGTTTTGAAGCTGACACCCTTTTTTCATCATCCGGATGCTGACTCGTGGCCAGCGGCGTACGACTCGGTGGGAGGTATGCAGGTTCAGACCTGGCGACAAGCAGTTTGGCTCGCTCAGGAAGGTATCCATCAACATGTCATGACCATTGGCTTCCCCGGACTGCCCAAGCTGCGACAGTTGCATCCGCTTCTGTGGGTGGAGCGCATGCTACTACCCATGCCGCAGATACGGTCCGAATTCAGCGGTTTGATAGGGCTGACTCAGTCGTGGGCCGTGGCAACACTGTCTGCGCTGCTCCGAAAACGGCGTACGCATGATTTCGATGTCATTCATTCGCACCTCGACGGACAAATTCCGGCGCTGCTGGTCGCTTGTTTAGCGCCTCGATTGCTACGACGCCCGTTAATCCTGACGGTTCATTGCTCTCGTCTTGCGGTTTACACGCCGCATTCCTGGCTAGACATGCTTCAGCACCGCTTGGCCCGGTGGCTGGAACGCAAAGCCGTGCACACGGCCTTCGCGGTAGTCGCCCTGACCCAACGAACCGCCTCTCAATTCACTCGCGATGCTCGTCATGTCGAGATCGTTCCCGACGTGGTCGACACCACGCAATTTGCGCCGCCACCGCAAGATGACGTAACTGCGTTCCGCAAACGTCATAATCTACGACGGCAAACGGTGGGCTTTGTCGGCCGCATCGCGAAAGAAAAGGGATGGCAGCATCTCATCCCGCTCGCTCAAGCACTTCGCGAGCAAGAGTGCGAGCTTCTGATAGTCGGCGACGGGACACAACGGGGTCGGCTGCGGCATGCCATTGACAAGGCCGGACTGCAGGACTGGGTGACCGTTACGGGCTTCATCCCCAATCATGAGGTGCCTTTGGCGATGGCGGCCTGCCGTCTGATCGTGATGCCGTCAGCGTATGAAGAGTTCGGGGGAGCCAGCATTAAAGCGCTGGCTACAGGGGTCCCGGTAGTGGCTTTTGCCGTTGGCGGCCTTCCGGAAATTCTAGGCGGCATTACTCCCGACCTGCTGATCGAACCGGAGAATACGCCCGAACTGATTGCACGAGTCAATGCGGTGCTGGCCGGGCGCCATTCGCAAAGTATCGATCCGGCTCGGTTGCGTGCCTATGTTGAGAAACGTTATGCCCCGTCCGCAATGGGCGCCCGAATCGTGAATCTATACCGGTTGGCGCTAATCAACTCTACGAAACCTGTCATACCGTGA
- a CDS encoding vWA domain-containing protein, with protein MDWLPTLLRGRPKRRKDLIRKPRSSRPQALWLVIVDASASTRRYQALSQAKGLLSQLFDDAYRRRVRLALLTASGNAPHWQHQGLKASAALLPWLNALGAGGGTPLLDALEQAAHWLTLRQKQHPTEQQRLLLLTDGRIKALPVVPELSCPSLLIDIEQGPIRLGRAVQLASALGAEYCHIESLTRVP; from the coding sequence ATCGATTGGTTGCCGACCCTGTTGCGCGGACGCCCTAAACGGCGCAAAGACCTGATTCGAAAGCCGCGTAGCAGTCGTCCTCAGGCGCTATGGCTGGTCATTGTCGATGCATCCGCCTCGACCCGGCGCTATCAGGCCTTGAGTCAGGCCAAAGGTCTGTTGAGTCAGCTGTTCGATGATGCTTACCGTCGCCGCGTCCGCTTGGCATTGCTCACCGCCAGCGGCAATGCCCCGCACTGGCAACATCAAGGCCTCAAAGCATCCGCCGCACTACTGCCCTGGCTTAACGCACTGGGCGCGGGGGGTGGCACGCCGCTGCTCGACGCACTGGAACAAGCTGCACACTGGCTCACTTTGCGTCAAAAACAGCACCCGACCGAACAGCAACGCCTGTTGCTGTTGACAGATGGCCGCATCAAGGCTCTGCCGGTTGTGCCTGAGCTGAGTTGCCCGAGCCTGCTGATAGACATAGAGCAGGGGCCGATTCGCCTGGGGCGAGCGGTGCAACTGGCCTCAGCGTTAGGGGCCGAGTATTGTCATATTGAATCGTTAACTAGGGTTCCCTGA
- a CDS encoding DUF6137 domain-containing protein: MTPHFIRQLVIHTICNVTGETPKDVTALDRIELNTRDWEQVFSRLEATLDIQIGMLTSAERSISIDALMRVLHARLTDEIIT, translated from the coding sequence ATGACACCCCACTTCATTCGCCAACTCGTCATTCACACGATCTGCAACGTGACCGGCGAAACCCCAAAAGATGTTACTGCCCTCGACAGGATTGAATTGAATACACGTGACTGGGAGCAGGTCTTCAGCCGGCTGGAAGCGACGCTCGACATCCAGATCGGTATGTTGACTTCGGCCGAACGATCGATCTCCATCGACGCGTTGATGCGTGTACTGCACGCCAGGCTAACAGACGAAATCATAACCTGA
- the cobN gene encoding cobaltochelatase subunit CobN, translating into MHLLRTQPGGFVPDDSIADLGQTPAELVILCSGDSHLALLAEAAQQLPEDYPSLRLANPMQVQNHASVDMYVDQVLRHAKVILISLHGGIGYWRYGVERLVELAGQGVQLILVPGDDRPDPELSGLSTVAAEEGERLWHFLRQGGMHNALELYRCLANCWLGRDYPWAEPQALPRTAIYHPHKANAKLSDWQADWHTAQPVVALLFYRSHLQAANTGFVDVFCARLQAQGLNPLPIAVASLKEPGCLTVVEDLLDEVGAALILNTTGFAQSSPEAPHVRPFRRNVPVIQAICAQDNEPAWSASEQGLGPRDLAMHIALPELDGRIISRPISFKDLAWHSERSQSDVVCYRAQPERMDFVAELARRWIDLARLPNQHKRVALILANYPTRDGRIGNGVGLDTPAAALNILRALQTEGYPLAPLPESGTALIHALLGGVTNDLDSIDLRPCQQSMGLDEYQAAFNDLPVANREAVTARWGAPQGDPMFRAGRMMVAGLRFGLTFVGIQPARGYQVDASAVYHDPDLVPPHGYLAFYFWLRKVYGAHAVVHVGKHGNLEWLPGKGVGLSQNCWPDAVLGAMPNIYPFIVNDPGEGAQAKRRTQAVIIDHLMPPLTRAETYGPLRDLEVLADEYYEAQLLDPRRAGELQRDILKLVRETRIDRELQLDEALNADADAALWLPRLDTYLCDLKESQIRDGLHIFGESPSGRLRIDTLLALLRIPRGDGRGAQSSLLRALSKAFELNFDPLDCVLSEPWSGPRPASLLDISAEPWRTAGDTRERLELYAAWLIEQVLMLNPISELTENNDLALILYNLSEVVAPRLDACGPAEMQGLLDALSGLFVPAGPSGSPSRGRLDVLPTGRNFFSVDVRNLPTTTAWRIGFQSANLLLERHLQDHGDHLRQLGLSVWGTATMRTGGDDIAQAMALMGARPVWATGSQRVDDFEILPLSLLDRPRVDVTLRVSGFFRDAFANLIHLFDAAVQAVAALDEPDELNPLAAKVREERQAFESNGLSADDAARQAGWRIFGAKPGAYGAGVQGAIDGRLWQSREDLAEVYLNWGGYAYGGADEGTPARERFAQRLSHVQAVLQNQDNREHDLLDSNDYYQFQGGMLAAVESLSGHKAASYHGDHSQPDLPKIRTLKEELNRVVRARAANPKWIEGVKRHGYKGAFEMAATVDFLFAFDATTHLIDDHQYALLADAYLLDPSTRAFIEQHNPDALRDITERMLEAQQRGLWEAPGEYRQALENLLLDIEEH; encoded by the coding sequence ATGCATTTACTGAGAACCCAACCTGGCGGCTTTGTACCTGACGACAGCATCGCTGATCTGGGGCAAACCCCGGCCGAGCTGGTGATTCTCTGCAGCGGCGATTCACATTTGGCGTTGCTCGCCGAGGCGGCGCAACAGTTGCCTGAGGATTACCCCAGTCTGCGTCTGGCCAACCCGATGCAAGTGCAAAATCACGCGTCAGTGGACATGTACGTCGATCAAGTTCTACGGCATGCCAAGGTCATCCTGATTTCCCTGCATGGCGGCATTGGGTATTGGCGTTATGGCGTCGAGCGTCTGGTGGAGCTTGCGGGACAGGGGGTGCAGCTTATTCTGGTGCCGGGCGATGATCGTCCGGACCCGGAGCTGAGCGGCTTGAGCACTGTTGCCGCGGAAGAAGGCGAGCGGCTCTGGCATTTCCTTCGCCAGGGCGGTATGCACAACGCGCTTGAGCTGTATCGTTGTTTGGCAAACTGTTGGCTGGGCCGCGATTATCCTTGGGCAGAACCTCAAGCTTTGCCACGTACCGCGATCTACCATCCGCACAAGGCCAATGCCAAGCTGAGTGACTGGCAGGCCGATTGGCATACTGCTCAGCCCGTCGTGGCGTTGTTGTTCTATCGGTCCCATCTGCAAGCGGCCAACACCGGCTTTGTCGACGTGTTCTGCGCCCGTTTGCAGGCACAGGGTTTGAATCCTTTACCCATCGCGGTCGCCAGCCTGAAAGAACCGGGCTGCCTGACGGTGGTGGAAGACCTGCTTGATGAGGTCGGTGCCGCGCTCATCCTGAATACCACCGGCTTCGCTCAATCCAGCCCTGAAGCCCCCCATGTGCGACCGTTTCGGCGCAATGTTCCGGTGATCCAGGCCATCTGCGCCCAGGACAATGAACCCGCGTGGTCCGCCAGCGAGCAAGGACTGGGTCCACGGGACCTGGCGATGCATATCGCGTTGCCCGAGCTGGATGGGCGGATCATCAGCCGGCCGATCAGTTTCAAGGATCTGGCCTGGCACAGCGAGCGCAGCCAATCCGATGTGGTGTGTTATCGCGCCCAGCCCGAGCGCATGGATTTTGTTGCCGAACTGGCGCGACGCTGGATTGATTTGGCGCGTCTGCCCAATCAACACAAGCGCGTCGCGTTGATTCTGGCCAATTACCCCACCCGCGACGGTCGGATCGGTAATGGCGTTGGTTTGGACACGCCAGCAGCCGCGCTGAATATTTTGCGCGCGTTGCAAACCGAGGGTTATCCGCTGGCGCCGTTGCCTGAAAGTGGCACGGCCTTGATCCATGCGTTGCTCGGTGGAGTGACCAATGATCTGGACAGCATTGATCTGCGCCCGTGTCAGCAAAGCATGGGGCTGGACGAGTATCAGGCTGCGTTCAATGACTTGCCTGTTGCCAATCGCGAGGCAGTGACCGCCCGCTGGGGCGCGCCGCAGGGCGACCCGATGTTTCGCGCAGGCCGAATGATGGTCGCGGGGCTGCGTTTTGGCCTGACGTTTGTGGGTATTCAGCCCGCGCGGGGTTACCAAGTAGACGCCAGCGCGGTCTATCACGACCCCGACCTGGTGCCGCCCCATGGTTATTTGGCGTTCTACTTCTGGTTGCGCAAAGTCTACGGCGCGCATGCCGTGGTGCACGTGGGCAAACACGGCAATCTCGAATGGCTGCCGGGCAAAGGTGTCGGCCTGTCGCAAAATTGCTGGCCGGACGCCGTGTTGGGTGCGATGCCGAACATCTATCCGTTCATCGTCAACGACCCTGGTGAGGGCGCTCAGGCCAAGCGCCGGACCCAGGCAGTGATCATTGATCACTTGATGCCGCCACTGACCCGGGCCGAAACCTACGGTCCGCTGCGTGATCTGGAAGTGCTCGCCGATGAATATTACGAAGCTCAACTGCTCGATCCACGCCGTGCAGGCGAACTGCAACGAGACATCCTCAAGCTGGTGCGTGAAACCCGGATCGATCGTGAACTGCAACTGGACGAGGCGCTCAACGCCGATGCGGATGCTGCCCTCTGGTTGCCACGTCTGGACACTTACCTGTGTGATCTGAAGGAATCGCAGATTCGCGATGGCCTGCATATCTTCGGCGAATCGCCCAGCGGGCGTCTGCGCATCGACACCTTGCTCGCGTTGCTCCGGATTCCTCGCGGTGATGGCCGTGGCGCGCAATCGAGCCTGTTGCGCGCCCTGAGCAAAGCTTTCGAACTGAACTTCGACCCTCTGGACTGCGTGCTGTCAGAGCCCTGGAGTGGGCCTCGCCCTGCGTCACTGTTGGATATCAGCGCCGAACCCTGGCGCACGGCGGGTGATACGCGTGAGCGGCTGGAGTTGTATGCAGCGTGGCTGATCGAGCAGGTGTTGATGCTAAATCCTATCAGTGAGTTGACTGAAAACAATGACTTGGCACTTATTCTTTATAATTTAAGCGAAGTTGTTGCGCCACGGCTGGATGCCTGCGGTCCTGCGGAAATGCAGGGTCTACTGGACGCGTTGAGCGGTCTATTCGTTCCGGCAGGGCCCAGCGGTTCCCCCAGCCGTGGGCGCCTGGATGTGCTGCCTACCGGGCGTAATTTCTTTTCCGTGGACGTGCGTAATCTGCCAACCACGACCGCGTGGCGTATCGGTTTTCAATCGGCGAACCTGCTGCTGGAGCGGCACTTGCAGGATCACGGCGATCACCTGCGTCAGCTGGGTCTGTCCGTCTGGGGTACAGCGACCATGCGCACCGGCGGTGACGATATTGCCCAGGCCATGGCCCTGATGGGGGCCCGTCCAGTCTGGGCCACGGGCAGCCAGCGGGTCGACGACTTTGAAATCCTGCCTCTGAGCCTGCTCGACCGGCCTCGGGTGGACGTGACATTGCGCGTCTCCGGCTTTTTTCGCGACGCATTCGCCAACCTGATCCACCTGTTCGATGCTGCGGTTCAAGCGGTCGCCGCCCTTGATGAGCCGGATGAACTCAATCCACTGGCGGCCAAGGTGCGCGAAGAACGCCAGGCGTTTGAGAGCAACGGTTTGAGTGCCGACGATGCCGCACGACAGGCTGGTTGGCGCATTTTCGGCGCCAAGCCGGGTGCTTATGGTGCCGGCGTGCAAGGCGCTATCGACGGGCGCTTATGGCAAAGTCGCGAAGATCTGGCCGAGGTCTACCTGAACTGGGGCGGTTACGCGTATGGGGGCGCTGATGAAGGCACGCCAGCGCGCGAGCGTTTTGCTCAGCGATTGTCCCACGTACAAGCCGTGCTGCAGAACCAGGACAATCGCGAGCATGACCTGCTCGACTCCAACGACTATTACCAGTTTCAAGGTGGCATGCTCGCCGCCGTGGAAAGCCTCAGCGGACATAAAGCCGCCAGCTACCATGGCGACCACAGTCAGCCGGACTTACCAAAAATCCGCACCCTGAAAGAGGAGTTGAACCGGGTCGTGCGTGCGCGCGCGGCCAATCCAAAGTGGATTGAAGGGGTCAAGCGCCACGGCTATAAAGGCGCGTTCGAGATGGCCGCGACGGTGGACTTTCTGTTTGCTTTCGACGCCACCACGCATTTGATTGATGATCACCAGTACGCATTGCTGGCCGATGCCTATTTGTTGGACCCTTCGACCCGTGCATTCATTGAGCAGCACAACCCTGATGCGTTACGCGATATCACCGAGCGCATGCTGGAAGCTCAGCAGCGTGGGTTATGGGAGGCGCCGGGTGAGTACCGCCAGGCGCTGGAAAACCTGCTGCTGGATATAGAAGAACACTGA
- a CDS encoding GMC family oxidoreductase yields the protein MTGTYLIFVKPKILKKKFPTSFQEKHYRSTFCKNKICTLIFSARSFSARVTLLERYDALAFKGISCFFYDKPSAMRDGAEPTHRRATARLQFIYCKEQIIHLIGRRHICAPPCNHLRGRSITMIYSLEPYAEDRPLGTSHAHGLQSNTLLDDPFDVVIIGSGAAGAVAADTFVRAGLRTLLLEEGARLKTSAKNADVDAQAEHALAGNSEQGWNPRGWPWSTRNLGGGTVFYGGASFRYTDFDFDPSERIRVEGLPVKWPIDASDLAPFYSEIESILSIDHAGFECRRRQAPNTLSLPAEHLWEGALRLGLSPRPTPVAIDRSRCDHCSLCITAQCTRGAKRDVVNSLLGPLADMPNLLLLTGVKAVALTQEKCNRASAVRCMDTATGQIRSIRGHRFVLACNAIQTAALLLRSITPYAPRGLGNEHDIVGRGLCMKLSEYSQGVVHAERQRIDDHPIGYRGPFSTVCALDHYLDERCPTGVGGLIYEAKHDDWSLLQGDGLVLRVETVLADHPSLGNRIRLSSNTDSWGLPRLMIDYTTNPQDLARLAYMVERSADWLKASGARNIQHEASNFAMGSTHLHGTCRAGDDPRTSVVDRDGKLHSLDNVYVVDGSYMPYPGGVNPTLTIQANALRIARQIARDATGHTSAS from the coding sequence ATGACTGGCACTTATTTAATATTTGTAAAGCCAAAAATCTTGAAAAAGAAGTTTCCTACAAGCTTTCAGGAAAAACATTACCGATCTACTTTTTGCAAAAATAAAATTTGCACTTTGATATTTTCCGCGCGCAGTTTCTCTGCTAGGGTAACTTTGCTTGAGCGATATGACGCACTTGCTTTCAAAGGCATTAGTTGTTTTTTTTATGACAAGCCCAGTGCAATGCGCGATGGGGCAGAGCCAACCCATAGGCGGGCAACTGCGCGCCTGCAATTCATTTACTGTAAAGAGCAGATCATTCACTTGATAGGAAGGCGACATATCTGCGCGCCTCCATGTAACCACCTCAGAGGGCGATCCATAACGATGATTTATTCATTAGAGCCGTATGCCGAAGACCGTCCGCTCGGTACGTCCCATGCACATGGGCTGCAGTCAAATACCCTATTAGATGATCCTTTCGACGTGGTCATCATTGGTAGTGGGGCCGCTGGTGCGGTTGCTGCCGACACCTTCGTTCGAGCCGGGCTTCGCACCCTCTTGCTGGAGGAAGGAGCGAGACTTAAGACCAGTGCAAAGAACGCGGACGTTGACGCGCAGGCCGAGCACGCATTGGCGGGCAATTCCGAGCAAGGATGGAATCCACGTGGATGGCCATGGAGCACGCGCAATCTTGGTGGCGGTACGGTTTTCTACGGCGGTGCCTCGTTTCGGTATACCGATTTCGATTTCGACCCCAGCGAGCGCATCCGTGTCGAGGGACTACCGGTGAAATGGCCCATCGACGCTTCCGATCTCGCTCCTTTTTACAGCGAGATAGAGTCGATTCTTTCCATTGACCATGCTGGGTTCGAGTGTAGGCGAAGACAAGCTCCAAATACGTTGAGCCTGCCCGCGGAACATCTGTGGGAAGGGGCGCTCCGCCTCGGCCTGTCCCCTCGCCCTACTCCCGTAGCGATCGACCGCAGCCGCTGCGACCACTGCTCCTTATGTATCACGGCACAATGCACTCGCGGCGCTAAGCGCGATGTGGTGAATTCCCTACTCGGCCCATTGGCCGATATGCCCAACCTGCTGCTGCTAACCGGCGTGAAGGCCGTTGCACTAACGCAGGAAAAATGCAATCGCGCCAGCGCGGTGCGGTGCATGGACACCGCAACTGGTCAAATTCGTTCCATCCGTGGACACCGTTTTGTGCTGGCCTGCAATGCAATTCAAACTGCCGCGCTACTGCTGCGCTCGATCACGCCCTATGCGCCGAGGGGTCTTGGCAATGAGCACGATATAGTAGGTCGGGGCCTTTGCATGAAACTCAGCGAGTATTCACAGGGTGTGGTGCATGCAGAACGGCAACGAATCGACGATCATCCAATAGGTTATCGCGGTCCGTTCTCGACGGTCTGCGCGCTTGACCATTATCTGGACGAGCGCTGTCCGACCGGTGTCGGCGGACTAATCTACGAAGCCAAGCACGACGACTGGAGCCTTCTGCAGGGCGATGGTTTGGTACTACGTGTGGAAACCGTTCTTGCTGACCATCCATCTCTCGGGAATCGGATCCGGCTCTCCAGTAATACGGACTCATGGGGCCTGCCGCGTTTGATGATTGACTACACGACGAATCCACAGGATCTGGCTCGCCTAGCTTATATGGTGGAGCGCTCAGCCGACTGGCTCAAGGCCTCCGGCGCGCGGAATATTCAACATGAGGCCTCGAACTTCGCGATGGGCAGCACTCACCTACACGGCACCTGCCGCGCGGGTGACGATCCGCGAACGTCCGTGGTAGATCGGGATGGCAAGCTCCATTCGCTGGATAACGTCTACGTTGTGGACGGTAGCTACATGCCCTACCCCGGTGGAGTAAATCCCACTCTGACGATCCAGGCCAACGCCTTGAGAATTGCTCGTCAGATCGCCCGCGACGCAACGGGTCATACGAGCGCCTCGTGA
- a CDS encoding phytanoyl-CoA dioxygenase family protein, with protein MSLIHLPNTASASEVVRCLREHGYAIVDKLVPSTAMDRIAEELEPYTSVTPFGPDGILGRRTKRTGGLIARSTGARELILNPTILETTRRFLSHATTFQIHCTQVVSIHPGARAQTLHQDEVAWDMFPFPHDYHVQCNTLWAMTDYSEKMGATRIVPGSHRAGRSVEFDIAASFPAEMEKGSVLVYDGKVYHGGGANRSDRVRSAINLTYALGWLRQEENQFLSCPLEIARTLPDELLRLMGYQCGAFALGYVHGFEDPMTVLGRSQPGKLVGAELMLKAEQNEDRRSFLREAKFD; from the coding sequence ATGTCGCTGATTCACCTTCCCAACACCGCTTCAGCATCGGAAGTGGTGCGGTGCTTGCGCGAGCACGGCTATGCCATCGTTGACAAACTCGTGCCCAGCACCGCTATGGATCGCATCGCCGAAGAACTCGAACCCTACACGTCAGTGACGCCTTTCGGGCCAGACGGCATTCTCGGCAGACGAACCAAACGCACCGGCGGCCTAATTGCGCGATCTACGGGGGCGCGTGAGTTGATCCTCAATCCGACTATTCTTGAGACTACACGGCGCTTTCTCTCTCACGCTACGACGTTTCAGATCCATTGCACGCAGGTCGTGTCCATTCATCCTGGCGCAAGAGCACAGACGCTGCATCAAGACGAGGTGGCCTGGGACATGTTCCCCTTTCCCCACGACTATCACGTGCAATGCAACACGTTATGGGCCATGACCGACTACTCAGAGAAGATGGGCGCCACGCGCATCGTACCCGGCAGTCACCGAGCGGGGCGCAGCGTCGAGTTTGATATTGCGGCCAGCTTTCCTGCGGAGATGGAAAAGGGATCAGTGCTCGTCTACGACGGAAAGGTGTATCACGGCGGCGGAGCCAATCGCTCCGACCGAGTTCGGTCGGCCATCAACCTGACTTATGCGCTCGGCTGGCTTCGGCAAGAGGAGAACCAGTTCCTGTCCTGTCCGCTGGAAATTGCCCGTACGCTACCAGACGAATTGCTGCGTCTTATGGGCTATCAGTGCGGAGCGTTCGCCCTGGGCTACGTCCACGGGTTCGAGGATCCGATGACTGTGTTAGGGCGGAGTCAACCCGGCAAACTCGTGGGCGCGGAGTTGATGCTGAAGGCCGAGCAGAACGAGGATCGCAGGTCTTTCCTGCGGGAAGCAAAATTCGATTGA
- a CDS encoding ATP-binding protein, whose protein sequence is MNDIPHFPLAAVVGAEELKLALCLTAIDPRIGGILIEGPRGMAKSTLARGLADLLASGQFVTLPLGATEERLVGTLDLDAVLGEGRAQFSPGVLAKANGGVLYVDEVNLLADHLVDLLLDVAASGTNIVERDGISHRHPARFVLIGTMNPEEGELRPQLLDRFGLNVVLSGPTVPAERGKIIRRRLDFDADPVAFCEQWADQQNALKQRCEQARALLPTVPLDDQALGQITERCFAAGVDGLRADLVWLRAARAHAAWRGARQIMVEDIDAVAEFALRHRRSTGSPSAKAPPPAEAPPTPPQATPGNTPPDEQSESLEGGQGSWGEMPAQAMPVGMRREVPSWPKKP, encoded by the coding sequence ATGAACGATATCCCGCATTTCCCATTGGCTGCGGTGGTCGGTGCCGAAGAGCTGAAACTGGCGCTGTGTTTGACAGCTATCGACCCCAGGATTGGTGGCATCCTGATCGAAGGCCCGCGCGGCATGGCCAAGTCAACGCTTGCGCGAGGTTTGGCCGATTTGCTGGCCAGCGGGCAATTTGTCACGTTGCCGCTGGGCGCGACAGAGGAGCGCCTGGTGGGCACGCTGGACCTGGATGCGGTCCTCGGAGAAGGCCGGGCGCAGTTCTCGCCAGGTGTGTTGGCTAAAGCGAATGGCGGGGTGCTGTATGTCGACGAGGTCAATCTGCTGGCCGACCATCTGGTCGATTTGCTGCTGGATGTCGCGGCCAGCGGGACCAACATTGTCGAGCGCGATGGCATCTCCCATCGTCATCCGGCGCGGTTTGTCCTGATTGGGACGATGAACCCGGAAGAGGGCGAGCTGCGCCCCCAATTGCTGGATCGCTTCGGTTTGAACGTGGTGTTGAGTGGCCCTACGGTCCCGGCCGAGCGTGGAAAAATCATTCGCCGACGACTGGATTTCGATGCCGATCCTGTTGCGTTCTGTGAGCAGTGGGCGGATCAACAGAACGCCTTGAAACAGCGTTGCGAACAGGCGCGCGCGCTACTGCCGACAGTCCCTCTGGACGATCAGGCGCTTGGGCAGATTACCGAGCGCTGTTTTGCCGCGGGTGTGGACGGGTTGCGTGCGGATTTGGTCTGGCTACGTGCGGCACGCGCTCATGCAGCCTGGCGCGGTGCCCGGCAGATCATGGTTGAGGATATCGATGCGGTCGCTGAGTTTGCCCTGCGTCATCGCCGTAGCACCGGCTCGCCATCTGCAAAAGCTCCACCGCCTGCCGAGGCTCCGCCGACCCCGCCGCAAGCAACGCCTGGCAATACCCCGCCTGACGAGCAGAGTGAGAGTCTGGAAGGCGGGCAGGGCAGTTGGGGCGAGATGCCCGCGCAGGCGATGCCTGTCGGTATGCGCCGAGAAGTGCCGAGCTGGCCAAAAAAGCCGTAG
- the cobW gene encoding cobalamin biosynthesis protein CobW: MKSLAKLPVTIVTGFLGSGKTTLLRHILDNAEGRRIAVIVNEFGELGIDGDILKQCTIGCTEEEASGRVYELANGCLCCTVQEEFFPVMRELVARRGDLDHILIETSGLALPKPLVQAFQWPEIRNACTVDAVITVVDSPAVLAGTFAAFPDQVDAQRKLDPNLDHESPLHELFADQLASADLVILNKSDMLDAAGLATVRAEVSEELPPAVKVIEASSGRLPISVLLGLGAESEVHIDSRRTHHDHHEGDDHDDHDHDAFDSISIKLPQADESLLLDALTQLVVQHGILRVKGFAAIPGKPMRLLIQGVGTRFDKHFDRAWRTEEERATHLVLIGQELDAGVLEAQLHAAVAG; this comes from the coding sequence ATGAAATCACTGGCCAAACTTCCCGTCACTATCGTTACCGGTTTCCTCGGGTCGGGCAAAACCACGTTGCTGCGGCACATCCTCGACAACGCGGAAGGTCGGCGCATCGCGGTGATCGTCAACGAATTCGGCGAACTGGGCATTGATGGCGACATCCTCAAGCAATGCACCATTGGCTGCACCGAAGAAGAAGCCAGCGGTCGTGTGTATGAGTTGGCCAACGGTTGCCTGTGCTGCACGGTTCAGGAAGAGTTCTTCCCGGTCATGCGCGAATTGGTTGCCCGTCGCGGCGACCTGGATCACATCCTGATTGAAACCTCTGGCCTGGCATTGCCAAAACCTTTGGTTCAAGCGTTTCAGTGGCCAGAAATTCGTAACGCCTGCACGGTCGATGCGGTGATTACCGTGGTCGACAGCCCTGCGGTGTTGGCAGGCACTTTCGCTGCATTCCCGGATCAAGTCGACGCACAGCGCAAACTCGACCCGAACCTTGACCATGAGTCGCCACTGCACGAGTTGTTCGCCGATCAACTGGCGAGCGCGGACCTGGTCATCCTCAACAAATCCGACATGCTTGATGCGGCAGGCTTGGCGACCGTCCGCGCTGAAGTCTCCGAAGAACTGCCACCCGCGGTCAAAGTGATCGAAGCCAGCAGCGGTCGTTTGCCCATCAGCGTGTTGCTGGGGCTGGGCGCCGAGTCGGAGGTGCATATCGATAGCCGCCGCACCCACCATGATCATCACGAAGGCGATGACCATGACGACCATGATCATGATGCGTTCGATTCGATCTCGATCAAATTGCCGCAGGCCGACGAAAGCCTGTTGCTGGACGCCTTGACGCAACTGGTGGTGCAGCACGGTATTTTGCGGGTCAAGGGTTTCGCGGCGATTCCGGGCAAACCGATGCGCTTGCTGATTCAAGGCGTCGGGACGCGCTTCGACAAGCATTTCGACCGTGCCTGGCGTACCGAGGAAGAACGTGCGACCCATCTGGTGTTGATTGGTCAGGAACTCGACGCCGGCGTTCTCGAAGCCCAACTGCACGCAGCGGTTGCCGGCTGA